ATCCACGCCCTTAGGCTACCCTAACCGGCCCCGACTTAGGCCACCTACCGCGCGGCGCGGCATGCCGCGTGAGAGGGCTCACACCGCCGGGACGAAGCGGCGGACGAACGAGAGCGCCGTTTCGGCCACCTCGCGCCAGCCGTGATCGATCGTCAGCGCATGCCCGCGGCCGGCGATCTCGACGATCTCCGTCACCCCCGGGTTGTGCTGCTGGCGCTTGTACGAGGCGTTCGCGATCGCCCACGGAACCGTGTGGTCGTGCTCGCCCGAGACGATCAGGAGCGGGCCGCGCTCGGGGTTCTTCGTGTCCACCTTCGCTTCGGTCCACGGGTTGAAGTTCGCCGTCGCGGCCTGGAACAGCGGCGCGCCCGGCGCGGGCACGGCGTAGGCCTCGTAGAGCTCCTTCGCCTCGGCCTCGTCGACGGCGTTCGCAAAGGCATAGCGGAACTGCTCGTAGGTGAGCGGGACTGCCCGGTTCCAGTTGAGCGGGTTCGCGAGCACCGGCGCGGACGAGCGCAGCGCCGAGATCGGCAAGGGCAGCACGCCCCGGAACGGCGCCGGGTCGATCGCGACCGATACGGCCGCCCGCCCCCGTCCGGCCAGGATCTGCGTGAGCAGGCCGCCGAACGAGTGGCCGATGACCGCCGGCTTCTGATCGAGCCCGGCGATCAGCTCGTCGAGGTGGTCGGCCACCTCGTTGATCGTCTTCCCCGCGAACACCTCGGGGTGCTCCTGGGCCTCCTCGACGCTGGCCGGATCGTCCGGCCAGCCCGGCGTGAGCGAGGCGAATCCCGCCTCCGCGAAGAGCTCCGCCCACCGGTCCCAGCTGCTCGGAAGCAGCCATAGGCCGTGGATGAACACCACCGGCGTCAGGCCGGACGCGTTCGCGCGCTCGACCTGCAGACCCTCATGCTCGGTAACGGTCGCGATCGCATCCCCCTGTCCCTGGTGACGCCCCGGAGCCCGCCAGTGTACCGAGGCCGATAAGCTGGCGCGGTGGGCGTTCACCGCTTGCGCACACTCGTCATCGCCGGCCTCGGGCTCGTTCCGGCACTCGTGCTCGCGGCCGGCGTCGAGTCGGGCCCGTCGAGCGCCGCGGGAACGTCGCGCACGCTCCCGGCACACGTCTTCGCCCCGTACTTCGAGACCTGGACGACGAACCGCCTCATCCGCGTCGCCGGCCGCTCGGGCGCGCGTGACTTCACCCTCGCGTTCGTTCAGGCGCCGCAGCGCGGGTCGTGCACGCCGACGTGGAACGGCGACCCGGCCGACCCCACCGCGGCCGGCCGGTATCTGCCCGGGCTGGCCGCGCTGCGGCGCCTGGGCGGCGACGTCATCCCCTCGTTCGGCGGCTACAGCGCCGACCATGCCCTCACCGAGATCGCCGACTCGTGCCCGAGCGTGCGGCGTCTGGCACATGCCTACGAGTCGGTGGTGCGCACCTACGGCGCGATCCGGCTCGACATGGACGTCGAGGACCGCTCGCTCGCGCACGCGGCCGGGATCGACCGCCGCAACCGGGCATTG
This Gaiellales bacterium DNA region includes the following protein-coding sequences:
- a CDS encoding alpha/beta hydrolase — protein: MFIHGLWLLPSSWDRWAELFAEAGFASLTPGWPDDPASVEEAQEHPEVFAGKTINEVADHLDELIAGLDQKPAVIGHSFGGLLTQILAGRGRAAVSVAIDPAPFRGVLPLPISALRSSAPVLANPLNWNRAVPLTYEQFRYAFANAVDEAEAKELYEAYAVPAPGAPLFQAATANFNPWTEAKVDTKNPERGPLLIVSGEHDHTVPWAIANASYKRQQHNPGVTEIVEIAGRGHALTIDHGWREVAETALSFVRRFVPAV
- a CDS encoding chitinase — its product is MGVHRLRTLVIAGLGLVPALVLAAGVESGPSSAAGTSRTLPAHVFAPYFETWTTNRLIRVAGRSGARDFTLAFVQAPQRGSCTPTWNGDPADPTAAGRYLPGLAALRRLGGDVIPSFGGYSADHALTEIADSCPSVRRLAHAYESVVRTYGAIRLDMDVEDRSLAHAAGIDRRNRALLIVERWAHRHGRPLQISYTLPVEPAGLEADGLAVLRDAVRVGTRVDVVNIMSFDYYDGVTTDMGAAAISAARGLHRQLHRLYPHRSSRRLWGMVGVTILPGIDDYPRKTEVTYLRDAARLRRFAERVGIGTLSMWAIERDNGACPGRIDSNTCSGIAQAPWAFTHLLQPFTSAPPR